In Candidatus Paceibacterota bacterium, one genomic interval encodes:
- a CDS encoding type II secretion system protein, giving the protein MSREVRTPKSEGRGHHVECQAQAELAHLKPHASRFTPRSCRAFTMIEIALSLAIIGFALVAIIGVLPIGMNTQKINREETIINQDATVLLNAIRNGAKGLDELTNCVMAITNTVTYYDADGISNGVTNSYGYTFTGSWLNGSALTPPFPITNGFRIVGLLSTPKYMVPPVQGPASTGFTKNQVTAYLRAMSGPASEKFPQDNASVQELSFTYRLTSEVVPYWTNYFDQSWMSDPNSVALARNLQANLNDLRLLFRWPIRTGGEVGRNGQSFRTLVGGQLAPVREPGYPNDPAYTLYFFEPRNYVKAP; this is encoded by the coding sequence ATGAGCAGAGAAGTCCGAACTCCGAAGAGCGAAGGCCGGGGGCATCATGTGGAATGCCAGGCGCAGGCTGAACTTGCACACCTCAAGCCGCACGCTTCACGTTTCACACCGCGCAGCTGCCGCGCGTTCACCATGATCGAGATCGCCCTGAGCCTGGCGATCATCGGCTTTGCGCTGGTCGCCATCATCGGCGTGCTGCCCATCGGCATGAACACCCAGAAGATCAACCGCGAGGAGACGATCATCAACCAGGACGCCACCGTCTTGCTGAACGCCATTCGCAACGGCGCCAAGGGCCTGGATGAACTGACCAATTGCGTCATGGCGATCACCAATACGGTGACCTACTATGACGCTGATGGGATCTCAAACGGCGTAACCAACTCCTACGGATACACTTTCACGGGCTCCTGGCTGAACGGCAGCGCGCTCACCCCGCCATTCCCGATCACCAACGGCTTCCGCATTGTGGGCCTGCTGAGCACGCCGAAATACATGGTTCCGCCGGTGCAGGGACCTGCCAGCACGGGCTTCACCAAGAACCAGGTCACCGCTTACCTTCGCGCGATGAGCGGGCCGGCCAGCGAGAAGTTTCCCCAGGACAACGCCTCGGTCCAGGAGCTCTCCTTCACCTATCGCCTGACCTCGGAGGTCGTCCCCTACTGGACCAATTACTTCGACCAGAGCTGGATGAGCGACCCCAACTCGGTGGCGCTGGCGAGGAACCTCCAGGCCAATCTGAACGACCTGCGCCTGCTGTTCCGCTGGCCCATTCGCACCGGCGGGGAAGTCGGCAGGAATGGGCAGTCATTTCGCACGCTGGTAGGCGGCCAGCTCGCGCCGGTGCGCGAACCGGGATACCCCAACGACCCGGCTTATACGCTCTACTTCTTCGAACCCCGAAACTACGTCAAAGCGCCGTGA